The Syngnathus scovelli strain Florida chromosome 17, RoL_Ssco_1.2, whole genome shotgun sequence sequence GCACAGTACCATGAGGTGCTCCCCGCAGAAGATGATCCAGAAGGAAAGCAACATGGAGTAGAAAATGCCTTGTCGGATGTCTCCAAAAAGCAACATCCAGGTCCAGTTGAAGCCGATCGAGAACCACTCCACTGGGATGTTGATGAACGTCATGGAGATGCCCAGAGCAAAGATCACTCTGCAAgagtaaaacatttttatttttcattaaaaaCGATCAAAAAGAACTGGAAACTGAAAACATTCTACCTCCTCTCCTTGAAATcctaaaatgaatgaatgtagGTCAATTAAAGTTTCAACGAGACCAAACGGAGATTGGTTTTGTGGTCTCAGCACGTCCCAACATGCCACCAGCAGATGAaagattataaaataaataattacagcCTTCGTAGGAAGACCTCCAACGTGAACGCATCTGGGTTAACTTGCTATCAGAAATCTTTCTATAAAATGACAAACATGAGTGCTGGAAATACTGAAGAAAGCGAACCATCAGGACATTTAGGGTCAGGTGGACACTTCGAAGTAATAGAAGTTTCTAACTCATTGCCCTCAGCAAAGCTTTAAGAAGTGAACAAGTGAAACCTGACTCGGGTGGTATGCGAGGAATGTGCCCCGCGCAAAACCAACAGAGTGAAGAGCACgctgcgggtgtgtgtgtgtgtgtgtgtgtgtgtgtgtgcgtgtgtgtgtgtgtgtgtggagtcaTGAAGGTTTGAAGAGTGTTTTGGATACATGAAATGCAAGAGGGAAAATCCCTGTGGAAGGAAATTAACTTGTCTTTGACACACATTTTAAGTGTAGGACCGCAAAAAGCTTTTGGGTACAAGTCCCACTTTCCTAAGAGCTCATTGGGGAAAATGAGCCGTGAGTCACCGCGAGCAAAAAAGACACCCTGACTGACTGGctggcgagtgtgtgtgtgtgtgtgtgtgtgtgtgtgtgtgtgtgtgtgtgtgtgtgtgtgtgtgtgtgtgtgtgtgtgtgtgtgtgtgtgtgtgtgtgtgtgtgtgtgtgtgtgtgtgtgtgtgtgtgtgtgtgtgtgtgtgtgtgtgtgtgtgtgtgtgtagtctgTCAGTTGAGTGCCAGCAGATTTTTTTGTAACGTGTTTCATACTTCACTAGGCTCCATTGCTAAAGTGGCAGCATGACAGAACCTTCAAACTGGCTTTTTTGGGGCATTATGAGTGTTCGGAGTTATCATAACATTCAGGTTTTAAAGTTTCTTCAGTTTatcaggaaaagaaaaaaaaatccaaacgatGTAAAAAAAGGAGGTGACTATGAGCAACTTTGTTTGCTCGTCACCTGACTGAATTTTCGATCTATCTTACTGACCTTAGTGAAGTGCGCAGACTTTGCATGACCCACTTGCAAATTTCATTCATAGTTAATATGCAGCCTAACGCGGCGGGCGCTGCCTCGCGAGGAAACGATTCTGGCTGCAGcacaatgaaaaaataaagcCGCCATGATGATCATTGGCCTTACTTCTCCAGCAGCACAGGAGGTCTCGTCATGAGCGTGATGCGCCTCCAGTACCAGATCATGATGATGAGGATGCTGGGTGTGAGGAACGTCTTCATGGCAAACCAAACCTTAGTGAAGCCGCCATTTTGGTGGATGCCCTTGAAACAGAAAACAAGGCGATACATGCGGGGAAAACTCTTACGTCCAAAGAATCCTTCTAGGAAGCTACGCGAGAAGAACAATTTGCGCTGGATGGAAAGCGGCTCCTCACATTGAAGTGGCAATAAGAAGTCGACTTACAACCAAGCGAATGTCCTTGATTTCTCCGATGCCCACATTGATCTTCTTGCGCTCATTAACCGGCAGACGAACGTTGAGAAGATAGTACTTGTGGGCCACGCTGCCGACCTCCATGAAGGGCAGGAGGTCACACTCGTAGTGACGGCCCTCGTTTTCAAAAGTCTGgaaaaggcacacacacactgtcatgCATCTGAAAACCAAGTACAATctgtaataacaataaaaaatcaatcaaaactTACCTTGGGAGTGGTGAAGTTGCAGCTGAGCTTCCGTTGTTCAAATGAGTGCGCCATCTCGGTCCACTCACTGACTGTATCATCTCTGTAGGCCAGGCCCACGTCAACGGTGACCATGGCTCCGTCCTCTGGACACAAAATGAATAGCTGCTTTGAACTCAAGCTCACTTGGTAAACTCTTTAGTGGTCCAAACTCAAAAAACCAGTAAGGTCAGCCTGAGATGTGAGCTCACTTCACGCAACATTCCACCGGGGTCCAGTGGCCATCGCCACGGAAACTAAGCCTCCTCAACAGCTGTGTTGTTCCTGGAGCTCGGCCAAAGGGTGCTGCAGGTGGGTGGAACTCATAATGAGGGTAAAGCTCTTCTTTGGCACGACACGGTGATCCAGACATGGTTGTTGACCAAGGCAAGCAGAATTTTCTAATCTCCCATTAATTGTGCGGGAGAGTTGCCCGTTACTGTGGCATGACTGTTTAGACAAGCCAGGCCACAGAGGTCGGCTCGTAAATGATGACAAGcattcaaacattttttttcttcacgacATTCTTGCCCTCCAGAAATGCTATGCTCAAGAAGCAGCATGTGAATTTATGCGTTAAATCAgtgcataataaataaaaacgggAGTTATTTAAAGCCTGTGTGCCCTGCTGGAGTGTTACAAAGTGACGCGTCCTGAACTCCACCACCCTGAACAAGAGTGCTGAGTTTACAATAAACACTCGGGTTGGAGGATAATTAGAGCAACTGTATGCTCAAATACAAATAACTGCAATAGTCTGGACTCATAAAAATGACAGTCGAAATGACTCATGTAATAAAAGACTCATGTCTGTggagtgatgacatcatcaaggaTGTGTTTTGTCACCTATCTGGTTGTACATCTTGAACGCGATGTCAAACTGCAAGATGACCAGCATGAACTGGAACCAGGGGCTCATCTCCTTGTTGGGCAGAGGAATGTGGACGGCAAACACAATGTTGTTGGCCTCGATCATCTTAGCCGGGGCCTCGTCAAAGGAGCGGATTTTGTCGCATTGATTGGGACCCCATGGCATGAACCATTTGGCTTCCTGACGGTGCTTGGCGGTGTCCACGCATTTGGTGGCCAGGTAGTGGATTGCCGTGGTGGGGCTGGGAGCTGAGAAGACACAGAGAGTAGAGGTTAACATTTGTTTCAAATCTTTCTTGTGGACCATCATTTCAAATTTTGTCATCGGCCGTAACATTAGATTCATTGATGCGCGAATCAACAAAGACAACTCAAGTCAATTGGAATGTGGGAGTTCTTTTACATCCCCAAATGCCATTTTATTTCGAGTATCTCAAACCGTGATTGTAAGCTAATACAATTACAGATGTGGGCGCTACTATTTTCAAAGACTACTGTCAGACACCAAAGTGAGTCAAATCCAGTTATCTGAATCCCCTTGGAGTTCAATTATCTAGTGACCCCCGATCCCAGCGGCGGCTTGAGAATAATGGCCATCCCCGCAGCTCGCCAACCCCACGCCTGCTCTAGCTGTTTGTTGGGAAACGagggtgcgggggggggggggcttttctaCCTAATTGTCTCCGGTGCCCCGGGGCCACCGAGCAAACACAAAGGAATCCGGTGTCATTAAAACCATCTTAGCCAGACGGGAACCAAACGGGCTAATTTGTCAGCAAGAGGGACGTTTGCAGATTAAACCGGGAAAGCTCTTCGAATGGGCTCAACTTGTGTGTGTTCTGCATGAACGTGGGTGGATTTGAAGAAATTTGACAGTGAACCTAACACAGCCCCCTGAAGACGGGGATGGAACTTTAGCAGCCGTGTGCGTGTCCCCGTGCTACGATGCAGCTAAAAGTAGAGGCAAAACACGAAAGCACTGCCTGGGAGGCCACTGGGATTTGGGGAGAGTGAGATCCACACAAGGTGGGGGTTAGCGGAAGGTAGAGATGCTGCCTGAGGCCTCGCACAGCACAGACATGGATGGcatgagggaggaggaggggtaAAGAGGATTGCGAGAATTTGGATTAAAGAATTCAAACACAAAAAATAGCTGGCTGTAATTTATTATATGATGGCAAGCAGATGTTCGCTACATTCTTTAATGTATGCTTGTTTTGCAATCAATACATATGAGAGTCAAgtgtttagtttttctttttccttaaaTTTAACATGAGCACCAGTAAACAACTTGGGCCACCCAGGAATTACGTCAACTGATTTCATCAGGAACTCAGGCTGGAGCTCCAAAGAGCATTCTGTTTGGATTCAAGGATGATTcataaaatatagaaagaatgtaGAATGGCAACATGCAAGGATTGCAACTTAAGAAGAAGAGACAACAACTTAGGACATCTAACGATTTGTCGAATATTATTATAGGTAAGGTGGTAACAGGTAAGATAGTGGTATAGTCGAAATGACATCAACAAGACAACAAGTGAGAAGTgtcaataataaatatatttctTTCAAATTCAATTTCCAACCCTTCCACAAATCGACAGTGGAGAAAACGCAGTTACGATGCATTTACTAATTTGgtccattatttatttttaattaatgcAAAGGTAAGACTACAGAAAATTTCTGTGGAAAAGCTCACATTTCGAGCATTTGGAccattttcaattaaaaaaaagttatctaAACGATTGAGAAATCATTGActaatttgataatcgattggTTGTCGATAGATTTTTCTAGAATCATTCGCTAATTTGGGATTTCTTTGTCAGTTCACAATGTTAGAAAAGCTATCTATACTTCTTACATGTACTTCACTAGACCTTCcctgtgattttttaaaaaaaaaaattaagtttttAAATCACTAGTGTAAAGAAGAACACAGCAGTGATTTAGCTAAAAGTTCCGTGCTGCGTTTAAAGGCCAGGCTAAAGAAGGGGAACGAACACGCGTACAATCTTTTCTttgtcacacacaaaaaacgcgTATTAACACTGCCATGGAGGCACGTTGACAACTACTAACTTTGCACTTTCGTCATTTTGCATTCGACACTGAAAAGAGAATCATAAACGTGAGCGATAAGAAGGTAGGAGGAGGGGGCGAAAAAAAACTTACCAATTAACCCACCGACCATGAAAGCGAACGCCTGGAACAAAAGCAGTATAACTCCCACGATCACCAACTTTTTGGTGCTCATGTTCTCGATAATTGCCCCCGCCATCGTGATGGAGGGTGAAAATAGACAATGTGGCTCCTCAAAAGAGACGAAGTCGTTGCATCCGCGACGAGTGTGAGAAGGTTGCAAAGTAGTGGCTCGCTTCCGCCGCTCCAGTTTTTGCCTTTCAACTtcgaaggaagaaaaaaaaaaaggggggggggggtcacatgaCCGTGCACGGATTTATCCCCTGTGAGGAGCAGAGCGCGCCGCCGCATTACATTATCCAGGTTAGCATGCCACTGGATGTTTGTCATAGCGTGCTTGTTGTGTCGCTCCTATTTAAAGAGGCTTGGTCCAAGTCCCttcttattttgttttgtacttgatGACCCGCGAGCCATTCAGTAACAGCTTCACCAATTTTGACAGCTGCTTCCTATCCATCAccatcaattgttttttttttttgttttttttttttgcattacggTACAGTTATCCGACTGAGACTATTTACAAAGTCACCTTTTCACAGTCCCTTCCTTGGATCCTATGTTTGGCTACTCTTTTTGAAATGCAGAAATATGCCACAAGATAGCGCCAAAATCATGCGTTAATAAGAACATAGTACAATTTTTGAATCTGTGTTCTGGACTGTGATTATGTGCTGCATTTACAGATTGTAATTGGTATTAATTGTCCTGTCAGATCAGGGGCCAGTATAATCCAAACACAAATGAAAATGCATTTCACAGCGACGCCATAAGATGCAGTAATGTTGTTTTTCCACAGAGAATAAAAATGTGTCAGTCTACATCTGTTGCCGCACCATTTGTGTTTAAATATCCACTGCTTAGATAATTAAGACATTTCATCACATGATAGTCAACTACCAAAGAAAATAATCTTTAGTCGTTCATCTTACCTGGATTAATAAGTATCACTTCTGATTTCTGCCATACACGTACATGTGTTTTAACTCAAAAGAGTTTTATTTTAAAGCCACCCATGAGAGTATTTCATGGACACAGTGCTAAATGCGTGCATGCATATACTTAAGACACGTTTCACAGCAGGATAAAAATGCAGCATGCAACTTCTAGTAAGCGCAACAATCCGGTATGAACAAAAGTGTGGAAACAATGGATTGAATGAACATGTTGATATTAACTAGGTGCACACAGTCTAAAATTATTTTGCATAGCAtaaaggttgttgttttttttaaacaagaaaaTGTGGTAAAATGAGGATGACTCATTGTtgaatgcaaaaaataaaaataaaaaatccaattgTCAAAAGAAGACATCATTTTCTAAAAAGCACTTCCAGCCTTTAAATCTGATTACATCTTTGCTTTTGGCACTTCGGGATTAGAGGTAAAACAACCAAAATGGCAACTGGAGCTAAATAAGTGCAAAGTTGGCGAAAGATTTTGGTGTTCAGAACAGTCGAGCGCGGATTCTGTCTAAGGGATCCGTCTCCCACATCTTGGGGTCCCAGGCGTGGAACCAGCCGGTGAAAATTGGCGGCTCCGCTCCCTGTTTGATGGTGGTGATGGGCAGCCCCTTGCGGCCGGACGGGTCTGAATCCAGATATTCCCTTGCTGGAGGAGATGGGCGAAAAAATAggcattaaaaacaaacatcatTTTCATTTATCCTCCTTGGCATACAGCATGGAGGGGGAATCAGCAGAGCATTTACGTCATGAgcaatctctctctctccacttaAGGGGGCAAGACTGAAAAACTGCATTTGAAAGCCTGTGACCTTCAATccccgagggagggagggagggagcactCCCATAATAAGCAAACATCTATGAAGGATAGCCCTGCTTGGACTCGGGAAGAAAAAATATTGTGTGTCTGCCACACTCCAGAGACACAATGTTGACTTCTCTTGACAAGTGCGCTCATGGACATTGTTGGCTTCGAGCAAAAGTGCAAAAGGACATTTGCCGCTCAAAAGGCCATCATATGACAATACTGCATTTAATGCCAAAGGCAAGATGGCTAACGTGCGAGTCTCAAAGATTTTAAGAATCATTAGGCACAGTCGTCATTGTTTTATGGAAAAGTTAATAGCTAAAGGATAATTCAACTGGACATTTTTTGTACAACCAACCTAATTTGGGAGCTCCAGTCCTTTCCTGTGCGTTCGCTTCATTGCCGATCCAAAGGAAGAGCTGCGTGGAACACACAAACAACGGATGTCATCAAGGTCAATTCAGGGCATAAATGACAATTCTCCAAACCCAACAAAAACAGTAGCCATCTTACTTGGGTCCAAGTATCTAGAATCATGACATCATCCGTGGCCAGGTCAGTCTGAGTGAAATCTCCAGGAACTTCTTCAACCTGCGAGAAGGCTGTGGTCATAATGTGTCTGAGCGCTAAAGCGCAATTCATTCATATCATGATGTCACATACAGTGAGTCGTCCGGTTTTGTTGGAGCAGCCAAACAGGCGCGGTGGCTTGATCACGTTCTGCAGAGTTTTGGACGTCTGGTATTCCTTTTTGCCACCCAGAGCGGTCCAGAATGCAGCTGATAAGAAGAAGAATTGGTACCAATTGAGCACTTTTATCGTTCTGGTTGAATTAGCACTGATATACAATCACAAGCTCCTTTTTTGGGTGGAATCCACAAAGATGTTATTTGCTTAGAAATTCACCATGTCTCATAAAAGATGCTGGCAAGCAACTATGCTGAAATGAGGGGCGGGGCTTTATTTAGTCagcctttgctgccatcttgtggtgatTATAGGCAATTGTAAAGGTGGGCATTAATTTTGCCTCTACATTGTCGATGGATTAACAGAGGACACCCACCTGGTTCTTTTCCCTCGGCAACTTGACTGGCGCTTCCTCCAAGGAAGCCCACCACGTGCTTGGCGGCCTCCATCTCGTTGTCGCTGGCGCCCACGCCTCGCCACACAAACAGACCGCTTGGTGACTTCAGCACAAACACGTCGTTGGTGTTCAGCTTGGAAGCGGAAACATCAACCTGAAGGAAGAAATGAAGACAGGTGAGAAGTGGGAGACTTTTTGACACGTTGAATAAAAGTGCTCATCACCTCCACGGCCCGGGTAGCGTGGGAGGTGCTCTGGCGGATGTGGAAGAGGCGAGTGCTGCTAGATTGGGTCTGTCCGCCTTTACGTGATGTTCCTCCGCTGTGGATGATCATGGGTCTGCCCTTGAACAGGCTCATCAAGTGAGGGGGCTCCTGGCCCTGAGTCACTCTCACCTGTAGAACACAACAGTATTCAATAATCAAGGccaatttcaaaaataaaaatccttttACAGCAATTAtcaagtttaaaaataaaaaataaataatatttaacttTCAGTATTTCTAATCaataatacatccatccatttatcagAAAATCCGACTTGTAGTTACAGGGCCACGTTAGAATTAATAGAATAGCGCCCTCTGTTGGCCATTTGAAgatggtgtattttttttatgaagaaAGTTGCAGTTGACGTTCAATCTCTCACCAAATATGTTTTTTGAGCTCACAATTAACCTTGGCGGCAATTTCCACTATCTATTCCTGATCTCATCCTGATTGTAAGAATACTAGCAGgtggttaccgtatttgccggtgtattggtcgacctttttcgatccaaaatctaccgaaaaaaatcgacctcgacttatacaccgagtcataaaatttaacttcgtattcatcgcttcaaatgtgatggtaaccaaggccgtttctcatgcatctcattgtgcgttgcacttagaaaatttgaaccgggcggcgtgcgcgagtgcgcggcccgctggaagacgaatgaggctcagcgatctcctccgcggtgcttataaacagccgatccgctcggcgggggctattttcggccactcggcgcgtgcgcacgggctcccggatgtgccgggcggcgtgcgcgagtgcgcggcccgctggaagtcgaatgaggctcagcgatctcctccgcggtgcttataaacagccgatccgctcggcgggggctatttttggccacttggcgcgtgcgcacggcctcccggatgtgccgggcgggtgcgcgagctcgccggccgctggaagtcgaatgaggctccgcgatctcctccgcagtgcttataaacagccgatccgctcggcgggggctattttcggccacttggcgcgtgcgcacggcctcccggatgtgccgggcgggtgcgcgagctcgccggccgctggaagtcgaatgaggcgccgcgatctcctccgcggtgcttataaacagccgatccgctcggcgggggctattttcggccacttggcgcgtgcgcaccgcctcccggatgtgccgggcgggtgcgcgagctcgccggccgctggaagtcgaatgaggcgccgcgatctcctccgcggtgcttataaagtgccgatccgctcggcttggagctatttccggcctcccgttggtgccgggcggcgtgcgcgagctcgccggccgcgatctcctccgcggtgcttataaacagccgcatgcgcacggcctcccggaatttgaacacatttcgtcaataaatttcgcatattgaattttgaagtttaatataatgcaacaattgagctcgacttatacaaaggatatatcataaaatcgtaaatttccgtcgaattttagggggtcgacttatacaccgagtcgacctgtacaccggcaaatacggtaagtagAAAAATGATATAAAGGCGTTAGTATCTGTCGACAAGCTCGAACCTGAACTGGTGATCCTCCCATTGAGTCATCCAATTTCACGGTGAGAAACGCTGAAGCAGTCAATTCATCCTGTGTCGCCTTCAGCCCTTGCCTGACAAAGTCACGTAGACAAATTCAGAATACGTTTAACGAGTTTCGCCCAAAGTCAAACAACAATAACACACACCAAGTGTAAATCAGTTGTCCTGTCTTGTAGGTGTAGAGGATGATGTAACAGTCGCCACCATAGAAGTGGCCGTACGATGCAGGATCTACGGGAACCATTTCACCATTCTCCGCACGCCAAATCTAAAAGAGACCAGATACATTTCTTATAAAATTTGGAAGTTATTGAAACTGTCTGTAAAGTAGGGAAGTAGAAGAGATGGCTTTGCTCAACAACTGGTTGTCACTGAAACTATTTATTGTAGATATTGCTGATGGGAAAGAGTTAAAGGGGCCCCAGGATGGACCCTTGGGGCACACCTGTGGTGACTGGGGACAGCTAGGAGGTGAATGAGTCAAGTTGAAGGTACCATTACCTGGAACTTGCCCGTGCCATCGTCGACCATGCCGTGCTGAGCTGCCATGACCTTATTGGAGTGCAGGCTGGACGCGTCAAAGGGCACCTGATCCACTTTAGCAATGCGACCAATAGTGTAAGCCTGACTCGGCCCGGTGGTCTCGTCTTTGTCCTTCCAGTCGCTGAAGAACTGCTTAAAGAGGATGGTCTCGGCTCCTGCGGGAAGCACTTGCAGCTGCAAGTAGCGTcaagaaagttttttttgtgcGGTTCGACTACAGAAGATCATCTCCAAAATGTACCTggcacttgttgctgtagcCTTTGTCTTTAATGAACTTCTGGCCTGTTGACATGGCGGCTTTACGCTCTGACACGTTGGCCTTTGGACCTGATTTAAGGCAATGATAGGCAGATGAGATGAACGTCTATCCAGTCCATTCACTGgaaacttcattaggtacacttgcacaatccAATCGGAGTCAATAAAAATGCACTGacctacaattacaaattgtaaTATTACTTGCGTGAATTCGGATGACTTGATTACCTTTCCAAACAAATATGTTCTTGTCCACTCCGTTATCTAGAATGTAACATTCGTCGGGTGACAACATGGCCTGTTTGAAGGGGCTGGATGCGGCCACCGCAGTCAACTTCATGGAACCCGAAGCATCGGAGATCTGAAAAGCAAAAGGAAATTTCAAATACAATAGCTGTCATCACAATTAGCAGAAAACAAAAAGCTTTCTCACCATGTAGAGGGCGCCCTTCTGCCTATTGGAGACATCCACCTTCTCATCATCAGTAGTGCTAGGTGCAATGGCAGGTTTGGGTCCCAGCACCTTGAAACACAGTCAACTATTGAGACAAGTCCATTGTAGTTTATCATTAAGACTACTttacaagttgtttttttttttagactttgaTGTCTGTACAAATCTATTTTTGGATAAAGAAATGAAATAAAGTagacatgaaataaaatgaactcCCTCGTGCACTGAATATGGCAAAAATGATAGAAGTTTTAGAATTTCTCtaaacaaagagaaaaaaaaaaaacatctagggCTCTTGTATCATCTCATTAGTCTTCTGTGTCCTCCCTTCAAGTGTTTACAAGTTAGCCCCAATTTGGCCCGCTAGCAGCTCATTACAAACGACAGCATTGTGCATGTTTGTTCCCACGCTGCCTATCTCGCTGGACGTGACGCGAATCATTACAGCTTACAGCTTCGGCTTCACAGGAGACCTTTGGGCTCAAACATCAAGTGCGAGGCTGAGAAAATGAATTGCACCTCCGTGATGGCCTGCGGCTCTTGGCCCTCGTCCACCATGTGCAGCTTGGCTCGGCCGTTCCTCTCGTTGTCTCGGATGTGGATGGCCATGTGGGAGGCCTTCAGCCTCTCGTAGCGGTTGCACTCGCTGCCGCACCACTGGTAGATTTCCTGGCGACAAACAACATTGTGACAGACATCTGAGGCGGGTGGAAGTactaaaaaaaatgtgaccATTGAAGATAAAATTTTCCTGTGTGTTTTATAAATGATCTTGAGAGCAACCAATCCAGTGTCACACAGCCATCCAAAGCAAGGGCTCACCTTTCCCAGATCAATAATGAAGCAGTCCCCCTTGTTGAAGCTAGCCCAGGTCATCTCCATCTCGGTGGCTCTGATGGCCCTGCGACCTTTGATGTGAAGCAGTCGTTTCACATTGGCGTCGTTGATCACCACGTGTTGAAAACCAGACGCCACACCACCTTTCTGTGAGAACACGGGTTGATTGTTAGTCATCTGACGTAGTGGATTCATTTGAATCCTATAATGAGTTAATTTCTATATTGCATTTCTTGTCACAGTACTTCCCTGACATCAAATACTAATTTCCTATTAGGTggggctttggcgccatcttgtggcatttaaGGATATTACATAAATACCACAAAATTCACCTTTGCTCTCATATTGGATCTGCTCCTTCTCCTTGGTCTGCTCCTTCGTAACATAGTTGCTCTTTGAACTAAGTGAGTTGAGGCATTTCATTTAGATAAAAGTAGTAGTTTACCGCCGCCCGTCATCTTGTGGCATTTTGGCCTGTGACCAAATGAATTTGATGGATAATTTGGGGATTAACTAAACCATACATGGCAGGGTTGAAGGTTTGTTTCACAAGTTGGATGATTTCACAAGTTCACAACTGAGAATGATTTGAACTTTACACAGCAATATGGACCAAGACAGCTTCCGGATAAAAAAGACATTGACTTGATGACTGTCAATTATCAAATCGTGTCAAGGAGGAGGACCTTCGTTGTACCTTGGAAGTGGAACTGTCCCGTAAAGTGCCGTCCTTTGAGAAGCcgtcaaagcaaaacaaatgtaACTTACAAATCATGCAAATTGGAATTCCAACATATCGCCAAGACATAATGCTCATTAGTGGGAGGATGGAGACGAATGAGTTCTTGTGACAGAACAACATTTCTTCTTGCTGAACAAAGTACCAGTATGCTGACAGGGTCTCGCCACAATCTGGAGGAGTGGCTTCAAAATGGAGACCACATTCAGCCTTCTCAAGAACCGCTCTGTAAAATTTTCCATAGTAACAATGTGTCCTGTGTTTGCTCTGATGGAAAGATTGCTTCCTGAAGGACTCGCCAAAGCTATGAGGAAGTTCTCCCGATGAAAatagaaaaactaaaaaaaaaaaaaaactggt is a genomic window containing:
- the wls gene encoding protein wntless homolog, with the protein product MAGAIIENMSTKKLVIVGVILLLFQAFAFMVGGLIAPSPTTAIHYLATKCVDTAKHRQEAKWFMPWGPNQCDKIRSFDEAPAKMIEANNIVFAVHIPLPNKEMSPWFQFMLVILQFDIAFKMYNQIEDGAMVTVDVGLAYRDDTVSEWTEMAHSFEQRKLSCNFTTPKTFENEGRHYECDLLPFMEVGSVAHKYYLLNVRLPVNERKKINVGIGEIKDIRLVGIHQNGGFTKVWFAMKTFLTPSILIIMIWYWRRITLMTRPPVLLEKVIFALGISMTFINIPVEWFSIGFNWTWMLLFGDIRQGIFYSMLLSFWIIFCGEHLMDQTERNRFSVYWKQVGPIVFGSFCLFIFDMCERGVQLTNPFYSIWASDVGTELAMAFIIVAGICACLYFLFLCFMVFQVFRNISGKRSSLPAMSKARRLHYEGLIFRFKFLMLVTLACAAMTVIFFIISQVNEGHWHWGEHTVEVNSAFFTGIYGMWNLYVFAIMFLYAPSHKRYGDDQSSGQSITGDTAASSGEDIQLTTTITHVDGPTEIYKMTGKEAQE
- the scinlb gene encoding scinderin like b; translated protein: MVSHKEFANAGKQPGLQVWRIENLDLKPVPKALHGNFYSGDAYLLLFTTSAPSYSIHMWLGEECSQDESGAAAIFATQLDDFLGGGPVQFREIQGSESNTFLGYFKTGITYKKGGVASGFQHVVINDANVKRLLHIKGRRAIRATEMEMTWASFNKGDCFIIDLGKEIYQWCGSECNRYERLKASHMAIHIRDNERNGRAKLHMVDEGQEPQAITEVLGPKPAIAPSTTDDEKVDVSNRQKGALYMISDASGSMKLTAVAASSPFKQAMLSPDECYILDNGVDKNIFVWKGPKANVSERKAAMSTGQKFIKDKGYSNKCQLQVLPAGAETILFKQFFSDWKDKDETTGPSQAYTIGRIAKVDQVPFDASSLHSNKVMAAQHGMVDDGTGKFQIWRAENGEMVPVDPASYGHFYGGDCYIILYTYKTGQLIYTWQGLKATQDELTASAFLTVKLDDSMGGSPVQVRVTQGQEPPHLMSLFKGRPMIIHSGGTSRKGGQTQSSSTRLFHIRQSTSHATRAVEVDVSASKLNTNDVFVLKSPSGLFVWRGVGASDNEMEAAKHVVGFLGGSASQVAEGKEPAAFWTALGGKKEYQTSKTLQNVIKPPRLFGCSNKTGRLTVEEVPGDFTQTDLATDDVMILDTWTQLFLWIGNEANAQERTGAPKLAREYLDSDPSGRKGLPITTIKQGAEPPIFTGWFHAWDPKMWETDPLDRIRARLF